Proteins encoded by one window of Mobula hypostoma chromosome 21, sMobHyp1.1, whole genome shotgun sequence:
- the rpl28 gene encoding 60S ribosomal protein L28 — translation MSSHLQWMIIRNCSSFLIKRNNQVYSTEPNNLKARNSFRYNGLIHRKTVGVEPAADGKGVVVVLKKRAGQRKPATSYERITINKNGRATLNSLRHIIRKNNYRKDLRMAALRRASAILKSQKPVVVKKKRTRTAKNA, via the exons ATGTCGTCGCACCTTCAATGGATGATCATCCGTAATTGCTCGAGCTTCCTTATCAAGCGGAACAACCAGGTGTACAGCACG GAGCCCAACAACCTGAAGGCTCGAAATTCCTTCCGTTACAATGGACTTATTCACCGTAAAACTGTGGGCGTGGAGCCAGCGGCTGATGGCAAAGGCGTGGTTGTAGTCCTCAAAAAGCGAGCAG GTCAGAGGAAACCAGCAACGTCCTATGAAAGGATCACCATCAATAAGAATGGCCGAGCCACCCTGAACAGTTTGCGCCACATCATTCGCAAGAACAACTACAGGAAGGACCTCCGCATG GCTGCTCTCCGCCGGGCTAGTGCCATACTGAAGAGCCAGAAGCCAGTTGTGGTCAAAAAGAAACGCACCAGGACAGCCAAGAATGCATAA